The proteins below are encoded in one region of Fimbriimonadaceae bacterium:
- a CDS encoding thioredoxin family protein gives MRTHARLAVVLFALASVGAFAQSPKPMPAETAVSLARAQARAEGKTVFLGFHASWCGWCKRMEAWLAMPKVHEIWDKHFVTLWLDVLESDDKKDLENPGGDMWLKKLNGAEEGIPYTAFLTAEGKVLVDSRRVVDDKPVGNIGYPATPEEIAWFMTMLERAAPKMTAGERATLKAELEAVAKTIKS, from the coding sequence ATGCGAACTCATGCCCGCTTAGCCGTCGTCCTCTTCGCTTTGGCGTCTGTCGGCGCCTTCGCGCAATCACCCAAGCCGATGCCCGCTGAAACGGCCGTTTCGCTCGCCCGAGCGCAGGCCAGGGCCGAGGGCAAGACGGTCTTCCTTGGCTTCCACGCCTCGTGGTGCGGATGGTGCAAGCGCATGGAAGCATGGCTGGCGATGCCGAAGGTGCACGAGATTTGGGACAAGCACTTCGTCACGCTCTGGCTCGATGTGCTCGAAAGCGACGACAAGAAGGACCTCGAGAACCCGGGGGGCGACATGTGGCTCAAGAAGCTCAACGGCGCCGAAGAGGGCATTCCTTATACGGCGTTCCTCACCGCCGAAGGCAAAGTCTTGGTGGATTCCAGGCGCGTCGTCGATGACAAGCCGGTAGGCAACATCGGCTATCCTGCCACGCCTGAAGAGATCGCCTGGTTCATGACCATGCTCGAAAGGGCCGCCCCGAAGATGACCGCGGGGGAGCGTGCCACGCTCAAAGCTGAGCTGGAAGCCGTCGCCAAGACAATTAAGTCGTAA
- a CDS encoding NapC/NirT family cytochrome c has protein sequence MKRRLPSIFNNAITMFGMTFATVMFILALILIAFDIFGGFANAYSGLVTYIALPGLMFLGLGVAAIGLIIERRRQKKGLATATLPVLDLNQPRGRATATSIAVGGLLLMAISGFGSYKGYEYTESVEFCGTTCHSLMEPEHVAYQNSPHARVSCAGCHIGEGVDWYVKSKLSGTYQVYSTIFNKYERPIKTPIANLRPAQETCEKCHWPKHFFSQKLRMHDYYLSDPDNTHAQVGMLVKIGGGEGPEAQGIHAHMYLNSTVSYIASDFERQEIPYVEMVDKDGKVTKYWDKTVKFGPNDVAKGVSRKVDCIDCHNRPTHIFHPSDESVNLAISAGTIDRAVPEIKMKGVEALDAKYATKEEGLSKILETLKAYYKENYAEFMAKDGAKLDKAIAELQKIYRNNYFPAMNTDWRSHRNNLDHLRGNGCFRCHNGRLKSDTGRVISNDCNTCHTFVAHDNKGNMKGVEFQHPVDIGDEWKTTPCKDCHGYTPEEPGPAKE, from the coding sequence ATGAAAAGGCGCTTACCTTCCATTTTCAACAACGCGATAACGATGTTCGGGATGACCTTCGCCACGGTCATGTTCATCCTCGCGCTTATCCTCATCGCGTTCGACATTTTTGGAGGGTTTGCAAACGCGTATAGCGGGTTGGTCACCTACATCGCGCTGCCGGGCTTGATGTTCCTCGGCCTTGGTGTGGCGGCCATCGGGCTCATCATTGAGAGACGGCGTCAGAAGAAGGGGCTCGCCACGGCTACCTTGCCGGTCTTAGACCTTAACCAGCCGCGGGGCCGCGCCACAGCCACCTCGATTGCGGTAGGCGGCCTGCTCCTTATGGCGATCTCGGGTTTCGGGAGTTATAAGGGGTATGAGTACACCGAGTCGGTGGAGTTCTGCGGCACCACGTGCCACTCGCTCATGGAGCCGGAGCACGTGGCCTATCAGAACTCGCCCCACGCCCGTGTCTCGTGCGCCGGGTGCCACATCGGCGAGGGCGTCGATTGGTACGTCAAGTCAAAACTTTCCGGGACTTACCAGGTCTATTCAACGATCTTTAACAAATACGAGCGGCCGATAAAAACGCCCATCGCGAACCTCCGCCCGGCTCAAGAAACCTGCGAAAAGTGCCACTGGCCCAAGCACTTCTTTTCGCAAAAGTTGCGGATGCATGACTACTACCTTTCTGATCCCGATAACACACACGCCCAGGTCGGCATGCTCGTTAAGATCGGCGGTGGCGAAGGGCCGGAAGCACAAGGCATCCATGCCCACATGTACTTGAACAGCACCGTGAGCTACATCGCCAGCGACTTTGAGCGACAGGAGATTCCTTATGTCGAAATGGTCGATAAGGATGGCAAGGTCACGAAGTATTGGGACAAGACCGTAAAGTTCGGCCCGAACGACGTGGCGAAGGGTGTGTCGCGCAAAGTGGACTGTATCGACTGCCACAACCGGCCGACCCACATTTTCCACCCGTCCGACGAGTCTGTGAACCTGGCAATCAGCGCCGGCACCATCGACAGGGCCGTTCCCGAAATTAAGATGAAAGGCGTCGAAGCGCTTGACGCAAAGTACGCGACGAAGGAAGAAGGGCTTAGCAAGATCTTGGAGACGCTTAAGGCGTACTACAAGGAGAACTATGCCGAGTTTATGGCAAAAGACGGGGCGAAGCTCGACAAAGCGATAGCCGAACTCCAAAAGATCTATCGGAACAACTACTTCCCCGCGATGAACACGGACTGGCGGTCGCACCGGAACAACCTTGACCACTTACGGGGTAACGGCTGCTTCCGTTGCCACAACGGGCGTCTGAAGAGTGACACGGGCAGGGTCATTAGTAACGACTGCAATACTTGTCACACCTTTGTCGCGCACGACAACAAGGGCAACATGAAAGGCGTGGAGTTCCAGCACCCGGTCGACATCGGCGACGAGTGGAAGACCACACCCTGCAAAGACTGCCACGGCTACACGCCTGAAGAACCCGGGCCCGCGAAAGAGTGA
- a CDS encoding cytochrome b/b6 domain-containing protein: protein MAISAGKARPAALLVFACVPLLVALVFGQEQANVQTKTVEQSEENKACLSCHDPKAEVGPAMHLEALAASPHRELDCTNCHSLFKADESHSEEARKSTPACADCHSEEADLWASSVHARPDKRPGDHPTCVRCHSYSDPHGIVPLVNLPKRDRIENCGTCHRSEEPMGRYGPSLDAVHSYELSFHGKAFLKFGELHTAVCTDCHGYHDVKHSTDPTSRTFRANLPKTCGQANCHPGAQMNFAASGANHMYLTINQKPILAGLEMFFKVLTFTVITLLSTGIILDLRRAIAAKEPPPTGRPVAILISLGFLTLVVAIVLGALGQASGLLATIVAFALAGLALYSHLQRRKKTHVEVEGRKFVRMDKSQRIQHGILVVSFSLLIITGLPIRFPENDLLTAFYNALGGMPVLRVVHRVAGVVLIISWLYHILDLMVRWKRNGFKASAMTMMPRKKDLEDVAGTIRYHLGISPEPPKYERYNFREKFEYLAVGWGTPIMIVTGLILWYPVYFSQFFPDTGIPIAYIAHSYEPVLSLLTIVTWHLYNTHFNPHHFPMNPVWLKGTLTEEEMRAEHPLELERILAAEGPQSQGTAMVEPEPPGTPPEAEQEADQKGGNDVEQGSKEPPTETPEPDLS, encoded by the coding sequence ATGGCCATCTCGGCAGGGAAAGCTCGGCCGGCCGCGCTCCTCGTCTTCGCGTGCGTGCCTCTGCTCGTGGCACTCGTCTTCGGACAGGAGCAAGCCAACGTCCAGACAAAGACCGTCGAACAGAGCGAAGAAAACAAAGCCTGCCTGAGTTGCCACGACCCCAAAGCCGAAGTCGGCCCCGCGATGCACCTCGAGGCGCTCGCCGCTTCCCCGCACCGCGAGCTGGACTGCACCAACTGCCACTCGCTTTTCAAGGCGGACGAGTCGCACTCTGAAGAGGCCCGGAAGAGCACGCCCGCCTGCGCGGACTGCCATTCAGAGGAAGCCGATCTCTGGGCCTCGAGCGTCCACGCCCGGCCCGACAAAAGACCGGGGGATCATCCCACCTGCGTCCGGTGCCATAGCTACTCCGATCCGCACGGCATCGTGCCCTTGGTCAACCTCCCTAAGCGAGACCGCATTGAGAACTGCGGCACGTGCCACCGGAGCGAGGAGCCGATGGGCCGCTATGGCCCAAGCCTGGACGCAGTCCACAGCTACGAACTCAGCTTCCACGGGAAGGCTTTCCTGAAGTTCGGCGAGCTTCACACGGCGGTCTGCACCGATTGCCACGGATATCACGACGTGAAGCACTCGACCGACCCGACGTCGCGCACCTTCCGAGCGAACCTTCCTAAGACGTGTGGGCAGGCCAACTGCCACCCCGGCGCCCAAATGAACTTTGCGGCTTCTGGGGCGAACCACATGTACCTGACGATCAACCAAAAGCCGATCCTCGCCGGCTTGGAGATGTTCTTCAAAGTCCTGACCTTCACGGTCATCACGCTTCTCTCCACCGGCATCATCCTCGACCTTCGTCGCGCGATCGCGGCCAAGGAGCCGCCCCCCACGGGCCGTCCTGTCGCCATCCTGATCAGCCTCGGCTTCCTGACCCTCGTCGTGGCGATCGTGCTCGGTGCCCTCGGGCAGGCCAGTGGCCTGCTCGCGACCATTGTCGCCTTTGCCCTGGCTGGCCTCGCCCTCTATAGCCACCTCCAACGCCGGAAAAAGACGCATGTCGAGGTCGAGGGGCGCAAGTTTGTCCGGATGGACAAGTCCCAACGGATCCAGCACGGGATCCTGGTCGTGAGCTTCAGCCTCCTGATCATCACCGGCTTGCCGATCCGTTTCCCTGAGAACGACCTACTGACCGCCTTCTATAACGCGCTCGGCGGCATGCCCGTCCTGCGCGTCGTGCACCGAGTCGCCGGTGTCGTCCTCATCATCTCTTGGCTGTACCACATCTTGGATCTGATGGTTCGCTGGAAGCGGAACGGATTCAAAGCTTCGGCCATGACGATGATGCCGAGAAAGAAAGACCTCGAAGACGTCGCGGGCACCATTCGGTACCACCTTGGCATTTCCCCTGAACCGCCAAAATACGAACGCTATAACTTCCGCGAAAAGTTCGAATACCTAGCGGTCGGGTGGGGAACGCCCATCATGATCGTTACGGGTTTAATTCTTTGGTACCCGGTCTACTTCAGCCAGTTCTTCCCGGATACGGGCATACCCATCGCGTACATCGCGCACTCTTATGAACCGGTGCTTTCCTTGCTCACGATCGTGACTTGGCACCTCTACAACACTCACTTCAATCCGCACCACTTCCCCATGAATCCGGTATGGCTTAAGGGCACTCTCACCGAGGAAGAGATGCGGGCCGAGCACCCCCTTGAGCTGGAAAGGATCCTAGCGGCCGAGGGTCCCCAAAGTCAGGGGACTGCGATGGTCGAGCCCGAACCCCCGGGCACCCCGCCAGAAGCTGAACAAGAAGCTGATCAAAAAGGTGGGAATGACGTCGAGCAAGGCTCAAAGGAACCTCCGACGGAAACGCCTGAGCCCGATCTTTCCTGA
- the ccsA gene encoding cytochrome c biogenesis protein CcsA: MTATLFAASFLLAVFAPARWREKAASWAFVAGCAGIFGVFAALATLFVNDRFEFSYVWAHAEHGNALQYRIAGIWSGQEGSFLLWGVCAAVFGLLVLPKAGVYKRWYVAVTSLFLGSIASILAYESPFKLNMLEGRPLVPLNGVGLAPTLQNYWVVIHPPTIFLGFGSLTALFALATAALIIRDYDKWVPIVRPWAIVSTTLVGLGLCMGGFWAYETLGWGGFWMWDPVENVSFVPWVLTAGFIHGLIVQASRGKWKLTNLALGGLPFLAFLYGTFLTRSGFLADASVHSFAEMDRSALKLLIGLMSVMTLGFLGLWGVRYFQDKRNAPEDEVKGFNREGFYRTGVLLLSAMGVATMIGMSVPLFMALSGRKPAVVEEHTYHMVLPYIFVPLMLVMAVAPFAAWKGMKARELASRAYTAFCVTIGLLGFALIGLKFTPMAGIADLTKSVTFPMNMQVPGLPWVLILVGTCLFVLVANGVRMVELARASKLGMGSFVSHIGVAVLLAGLILSRGFERHEQGVVMEGHPARILDYVLMLDGRTSDLTDKENKVLIKVFDAKGKDATKPLFVAKPGLYYTQMGGGELTPVQWPSIQRYAAHDVYVTLYPPQPQTSREFSLKKGGELTIDNKRKIKYLGMTREGEAGVTGTKFGARIELTDGENVTELQPQMELGEGGPINHPVGVGQDLRLKMTGMDAADGSVRIVFEQDAMIYPVEVFNKPFTGLVWLGTGTMTLGGILAALYRRQRVPKTAAQPVRTETSPASRELITTRT, encoded by the coding sequence TTGACCGCCACCCTTTTTGCCGCCTCCTTCCTGCTGGCCGTCTTCGCGCCCGCGAGGTGGCGCGAGAAGGCCGCTTCGTGGGCTTTCGTCGCGGGGTGCGCCGGAATCTTCGGCGTGTTCGCGGCCCTTGCGACACTGTTCGTCAACGACCGGTTCGAATTTTCGTATGTCTGGGCGCACGCCGAGCACGGCAACGCCCTGCAATACCGGATCGCCGGCATCTGGTCCGGCCAAGAGGGCTCCTTCCTTCTTTGGGGGGTTTGCGCCGCCGTCTTCGGCCTCCTTGTCCTGCCCAAAGCCGGCGTTTACAAGCGTTGGTATGTGGCGGTCACCTCACTCTTTTTGGGGTCGATCGCGAGCATCCTCGCCTATGAGTCGCCTTTCAAGCTGAACATGCTTGAGGGCAGGCCGCTGGTGCCGCTCAACGGCGTCGGCCTCGCCCCGACTCTCCAGAACTACTGGGTCGTCATCCACCCCCCCACGATCTTCCTGGGCTTTGGTTCGCTGACCGCGCTCTTCGCCCTCGCCACGGCGGCGCTCATCATCCGCGACTATGACAAGTGGGTGCCGATCGTGAGACCGTGGGCCATCGTCTCGACCACGCTAGTCGGCCTCGGGCTTTGCATGGGCGGGTTCTGGGCCTATGAGACCCTCGGTTGGGGTGGGTTCTGGATGTGGGACCCGGTCGAGAACGTCAGTTTCGTCCCCTGGGTGCTGACCGCCGGGTTCATCCACGGCCTCATCGTGCAAGCCTCGCGGGGCAAGTGGAAACTCACGAACCTCGCCCTTGGCGGTCTGCCGTTCCTTGCGTTCCTTTACGGCACGTTCCTCACAAGGTCGGGCTTCCTGGCCGACGCCAGCGTCCATAGCTTCGCGGAAATGGACCGCTCCGCGCTGAAGCTCCTGATCGGCCTCATGAGCGTCATGACCCTGGGCTTCCTTGGCCTTTGGGGGGTCCGCTACTTCCAGGACAAGCGGAACGCGCCGGAGGACGAGGTCAAGGGCTTTAACCGTGAAGGCTTCTACCGGACCGGCGTCCTCCTGCTCTCGGCGATGGGCGTGGCCACCATGATCGGCATGAGCGTGCCGCTCTTCATGGCGCTCTCCGGGCGCAAACCGGCGGTCGTCGAGGAGCACACCTATCACATGGTGCTGCCGTACATCTTCGTGCCACTCATGCTGGTGATGGCGGTCGCGCCGTTCGCCGCGTGGAAGGGCATGAAGGCCCGTGAGCTCGCTAGCCGGGCCTACACCGCGTTTTGCGTGACCATCGGCCTCCTAGGCTTCGCCCTCATCGGGCTCAAGTTCACGCCGATGGCGGGCATTGCTGACTTGACGAAGTCGGTCACCTTCCCGATGAACATGCAAGTCCCCGGGTTGCCCTGGGTCTTGATCCTGGTCGGAACCTGCCTCTTCGTGCTGGTCGCAAACGGCGTGCGAATGGTCGAGTTGGCCAGAGCCTCAAAGCTCGGGATGGGTTCGTTCGTGTCCCACATCGGCGTTGCAGTCCTTCTGGCCGGCCTCATTCTCTCGCGCGGCTTCGAACGGCATGAGCAAGGGGTCGTGATGGAGGGCCACCCGGCGCGGATCCTTGACTACGTGCTGATGCTGGACGGTCGAACGTCTGACCTTACGGACAAGGAGAACAAAGTGCTCATAAAGGTCTTCGACGCGAAGGGCAAGGATGCGACAAAGCCCCTCTTCGTCGCCAAGCCGGGCCTTTACTACACCCAAATGGGTGGCGGCGAACTGACCCCCGTTCAGTGGCCTTCGATCCAGCGCTATGCGGCCCACGACGTCTACGTGACCCTTTACCCGCCGCAGCCCCAGACGAGCCGCGAGTTCTCGCTCAAAAAAGGTGGAGAACTCACCATCGACAACAAAAGGAAGATCAAGTACCTGGGCATGACCCGCGAAGGTGAGGCCGGCGTGACAGGCACGAAGTTCGGCGCACGCATCGAGTTGACCGACGGTGAGAACGTCACGGAACTCCAGCCCCAAATGGAGCTAGGCGAGGGTGGCCCGATCAACCATCCCGTCGGCGTGGGTCAAGACCTTCGCCTGAAGATGACCGGTATGGACGCCGCGGACGGATCGGTCCGCATCGTGTTCGAACAGGACGCGATGATCTACCCCGTCGAGGTCTTCAACAAACCCTTCACGGGCCTGGTGTGGCTTGGAACCGGCACCATGACCCTTGGTGGCATCCTCGCCGCCCTCTACCGACGCCAACGCGTGCCCAAGACGGCGGCCCAACCTGTCCGGACAGAAACGTCCCCTGCCTCTCGAGAACTCATAACAACAAGGACATAA
- a CDS encoding cytochrome c3 family protein, protein MKAKWFVTLFAVVPLAAALISVSSCGGEGGPTSGNGGGLPGVTEQFLALLTPAQKNASYIGADACGTCHNGRAEGGEQIFAHWQETKHASVGVTCERCHGPGSAHQANPSAENILTSPKSLSAVVCAQCHGKTYDEWQASAHSKLLQSPVEEAVNNPDRYGRTNRCVACHSNIFRVENDKGVDLGSLTDEEIIKLADETLTESPHTATCATCHNPHAQTKNLTDNGKEAQLRHAVFSTDTTTVGAGSRPADFTKFNHICAQCHNGRGANPADQALQNGTARPNMHDSNQYNMLLGFGGVEGGGPVKRNTAHSQAPGQCSKCHMPDSRHTFTVSYDKGCNPCHTPADAAARATSTRDDVIGQLFALKNRMEAYAQANYGDADLWDYTSVITAEGKTPPDQNLVPIELKRARHNYYFVVRSGDYGVHNAPYAKHLIQVANDNLDSVNVGRPQKKGVSVAQMRKVIEETRARSNRADAKGF, encoded by the coding sequence ATGAAAGCTAAGTGGTTCGTCACTCTATTCGCTGTCGTGCCGCTAGCGGCAGCGCTCATCTCGGTATCGAGCTGCGGCGGCGAAGGAGGGCCTACCAGCGGTAACGGTGGCGGGCTTCCGGGGGTCACCGAGCAGTTCCTTGCCCTCCTCACGCCCGCGCAGAAGAACGCCTCTTACATCGGGGCCGACGCCTGCGGTACGTGCCACAACGGCCGGGCCGAGGGCGGCGAGCAGATCTTCGCCCACTGGCAGGAGACCAAGCACGCAAGCGTCGGGGTCACCTGTGAGCGATGCCACGGGCCGGGAAGCGCCCACCAGGCCAATCCCTCGGCGGAGAACATCTTGACCTCGCCGAAGAGCCTTTCCGCCGTCGTCTGCGCCCAGTGCCACGGCAAGACCTACGACGAGTGGCAGGCCAGCGCCCACAGCAAGCTACTGCAATCCCCGGTGGAAGAGGCGGTCAACAACCCCGATCGCTATGGCCGCACCAACCGCTGCGTCGCGTGCCACAGCAACATCTTCCGCGTTGAGAACGACAAGGGAGTGGACCTGGGGAGCCTCACCGACGAGGAGATCATCAAGCTCGCCGATGAGACGCTGACCGAGTCTCCGCACACGGCCACCTGCGCCACGTGCCACAACCCGCACGCCCAGACGAAGAACTTGACCGACAACGGCAAAGAAGCCCAGCTTCGGCACGCCGTCTTCAGCACGGACACGACGACGGTCGGCGCAGGCAGCAGGCCGGCGGACTTCACGAAGTTCAATCACATTTGCGCCCAGTGCCACAACGGTCGCGGTGCCAACCCGGCTGACCAAGCGCTCCAGAACGGCACCGCCCGACCGAACATGCACGACAGCAACCAGTACAACATGTTGCTGGGCTTCGGCGGCGTGGAAGGAGGAGGCCCCGTCAAGAGGAACACGGCCCACTCGCAAGCTCCCGGCCAGTGCTCCAAGTGCCACATGCCGGACTCGCGCCACACGTTCACGGTCAGCTATGACAAGGGCTGCAACCCCTGCCATACCCCCGCTGACGCGGCGGCCCGCGCCACATCGACTCGCGACGACGTCATCGGCCAGCTCTTCGCCCTGAAGAACCGCATGGAAGCCTATGCCCAAGCGAACTATGGCGACGCTGACCTCTGGGACTACACGAGCGTCATCACGGCGGAGGGCAAGACCCCGCCAGACCAGAACCTCGTCCCGATCGAGTTGAAGCGTGCCCGGCACAACTACTACTTCGTGGTGCGCTCGGGCGACTACGGAGTCCACAACGCCCCGTACGCCAAGCACCTGATCCAGGTCGCCAACGACAACCTTGACAGTGTCAACGTCGGCCGGCCGCAGAAAAAGGGCGTGAGCGTCGCCCAGATGCGCAAGGTGATCGAAGAAACCCGCGCCCGATCGAACCGAGCAGACGCCAAAGGCTTCTGA
- a CDS encoding tRNA-dihydrouridine synthase family protein, with protein sequence MLKADLPALVLAPMDGVTDAPMRALMGEMGAFSFAVSEFVRVSQEALPAKVFRRAVPELLTGAATPTGLPIQVQILGGDPDRMAASALNAVKAGATAIDINFGCPAKTVNRNDGGATLLKAPCRIRELVRAVRQAVPRGVPVSAKLRLGWETVEDVYRNAEMAAEGGADWLTVHARTRVQGYQPPVYWKPVGRVAKALGIPVVANGDIWNLDDFRRCQDETGARHFMLGRSALANPLLPGLVAAELGLSGVPSSPGPDWPSTFRRLLPWTAHYSLKVEGRALMRLKQWGSLAHRFGGWTGFERVKRATSVEEFLAG encoded by the coding sequence ATGCTGAAGGCGGACCTGCCGGCGCTGGTGCTTGCCCCCATGGACGGGGTCACGGACGCCCCCATGCGCGCCCTGATGGGTGAGATGGGCGCCTTCAGCTTCGCCGTCTCAGAGTTCGTCCGGGTGAGCCAAGAGGCGCTCCCCGCAAAAGTCTTCCGCCGGGCTGTGCCCGAACTTCTAACGGGCGCCGCCACCCCGACCGGCCTTCCCATTCAGGTGCAGATTCTGGGCGGCGACCCTGACCGCATGGCCGCCTCGGCCCTGAACGCCGTGAAGGCCGGGGCGACCGCGATCGACATCAACTTCGGCTGCCCGGCGAAGACCGTGAACCGCAACGACGGCGGGGCGACGTTGCTCAAGGCCCCCTGCCGCATTCGAGAACTTGTCCGTGCCGTGCGCCAGGCAGTGCCCCGCGGGGTGCCCGTCTCGGCCAAGCTACGGCTCGGATGGGAGACGGTGGAGGACGTCTACCGCAACGCGGAGATGGCGGCCGAAGGCGGCGCGGACTGGCTGACCGTCCACGCCCGGACGCGAGTGCAGGGGTATCAGCCGCCCGTCTATTGGAAGCCGGTCGGGCGGGTGGCGAAAGCTCTTGGGATCCCGGTTGTGGCAAACGGTGACATCTGGAACCTCGACGACTTCCGTCGGTGCCAGGACGAGACCGGGGCAAGGCATTTCATGCTGGGGCGCAGCGCCCTCGCCAACCCCCTTCTGCCCGGCCTCGTGGCGGCAGAACTCGGGCTTTCGGGAGTGCCGTCAAGTCCGGGCCCGGACTGGCCCTCCACTTTCCGGCGGCTTCTGCCCTGGACGGCGCACTACTCGCTCAAGGTCGAGGGCCGAGCCCTCATGCGGCTGAAGCAGTGGGGCAGCCTCGCCCACCGGTTCGGCGGTTGGACGGGGTTCGAACGGGTTAAGCGCGCCACCTCGGTCGAGGAGTTCCTCGCAGGCTGA
- a CDS encoding vanadium-dependent haloperoxidase — protein sequence MAQFAGRALVFALAFSAIGCGGSSFQAAPGPRSKTVVVLWNEALLQAIRDVSPGPTPGSRAIAIVHTAMYEAWAPYDKVAVGTRLGGSLRRPRIEMTTKNKEEAVSFAARRALADLFPTEKAKFDALLVQLGYDANFTSFGTTPAGIGNRAAQAVLDYRKTDGSNQQNGYADTSGYTPVNTVDTINDPNRWQPLRFSNGKAPGFLTPHWGNVRSFAITNAAALRPAPPKLYPDPMYKQRADEVLNLTANLTDKEKMIAEYWANGPHSELPPGHWCLFAQYVSQRDGHGIDEDVKMFFLVGNAVLDAGICCWESKRFYDFCRPITAIRFLYAGKTIKGWGGPGKGVVDMDGSEWVPYQPSTFITPPFAEYTSGHSTFSAASAEVLKRFTGSDRFGASVSWGPGQSTTEPGVTPQTATTLSWPTFSAAADEAGLSRRLGGIHFADGDLNARTMGREVGRQVWEKALTYFNGTAATP from the coding sequence ATGGCTCAATTCGCTGGCCGTGCATTGGTCTTTGCGCTTGCCTTTTCTGCAATCGGGTGCGGTGGCTCGTCCTTCCAGGCCGCTCCCGGCCCCCGATCCAAGACCGTCGTTGTTCTCTGGAACGAAGCCCTGCTGCAAGCGATCCGCGATGTGAGCCCGGGCCCCACGCCCGGCTCGCGAGCCATCGCCATCGTCCACACCGCGATGTACGAGGCTTGGGCGCCCTATGACAAGGTCGCCGTCGGCACCCGGCTCGGGGGCAGCCTCCGCCGCCCGCGCATCGAGATGACGACGAAGAACAAGGAGGAGGCGGTGAGCTTTGCCGCCCGCCGCGCCTTGGCGGACCTCTTTCCGACCGAGAAGGCGAAGTTCGACGCCTTGCTCGTGCAGCTCGGCTACGACGCGAACTTCACCAGCTTCGGCACGACCCCGGCCGGCATCGGCAACCGTGCCGCCCAGGCGGTCCTGGACTATCGCAAGACGGACGGCAGCAACCAGCAGAACGGCTATGCGGACACCAGCGGCTATACCCCCGTCAACACGGTGGACACGATCAACGACCCCAACCGCTGGCAGCCACTGCGGTTCTCGAACGGAAAGGCGCCCGGCTTCTTGACCCCGCATTGGGGCAACGTCAGGTCGTTCGCCATTACGAACGCGGCCGCTCTGCGCCCTGCCCCGCCGAAGCTTTATCCGGATCCCATGTACAAGCAGCGCGCGGACGAGGTCTTGAACCTCACCGCGAACCTGACGGACAAGGAGAAGATGATCGCCGAATACTGGGCGAACGGTCCCCACAGCGAGCTGCCCCCGGGGCACTGGTGCCTCTTTGCGCAGTACGTCTCGCAACGCGACGGCCACGGGATCGACGAGGACGTGAAGATGTTCTTCCTGGTGGGCAACGCGGTGCTGGACGCGGGCATCTGCTGCTGGGAGTCCAAGCGCTTCTATGATTTCTGCCGCCCGATCACGGCGATCCGCTTCCTCTACGCGGGCAAGACCATTAAGGGCTGGGGCGGCCCCGGCAAGGGCGTCGTGGACATGGACGGCTCCGAATGGGTCCCTTACCAGCCTTCGACCTTCATCACCCCGCCGTTCGCCGAGTACACGTCGGGCCATAGCACCTTCAGCGCGGCTAGCGCGGAGGTCTTGAAGCGGTTCACAGGCAGCGACCGGTTCGGCGCCTCGGTCTCTTGGGGTCCCGGCCAGTCCACCACGGAGCCCGGCGTGACGCCGCAAACGGCGACCACCCTCTCCTGGCCCACCTTCAGCGCCGCGGCAGACGAGGCGGGTCTCTCCCGCCGGTTGGGTGGCATCCACTTCGCGGACGGTGACCTGAACGCGCGGACGATGGGCCGCGAGGTCGGCCGCCAGGTCTGGGAGAAGGCCTTGACCTACTTTAACGGCACCGCCGCCACGCCTTAG
- a CDS encoding LmeA family phospholipid-binding protein, translating into MDGTYLLNSLTASSEGLVLPVGLRIGNLQLDLGGASFDLATNRLTLAEEGSATAVVREQDVAAFIERQSDGVLRQVEAEIGGGLVKIHATAKLIFEVRATVTCRLVIEDDRRLVVELEDVSVPLARGAVEGQLAKINPLIDAADLPLTLLLREVTAESGAITLRAEAPVQ; encoded by the coding sequence ATGGACGGCACCTACCTGCTCAACAGCCTAACGGCCTCGTCGGAGGGGCTCGTCCTGCCCGTGGGCTTGCGCATCGGCAACCTCCAACTCGACCTCGGCGGGGCCTCGTTCGACCTCGCGACAAACCGCCTGACCCTCGCGGAGGAGGGATCGGCGACCGCCGTCGTGCGGGAACAGGATGTGGCCGCCTTCATCGAGCGCCAGTCCGACGGGGTCCTGCGCCAAGTGGAAGCGGAAATCGGCGGCGGCTTGGTGAAGATCCATGCCACCGCGAAGCTCATTTTCGAGGTCCGCGCGACCGTCACATGCCGGCTCGTGATCGAAGACGACCGGCGGCTCGTGGTGGAACTGGAGGACGTTTCCGTCCCTCTGGCCCGTGGCGCGGTCGAGGGCCAACTCGCCAAGATCAACCCGCTCATCGACGCGGCCGACCTACCCCTGACCCTCCTTCTGCGAGAGGTCACGGCGGAGAGCGGCGCGATCACCCTCCGGGCCGAAGCCCCCGTCCAGTAG